The Pyrus communis chromosome 9, drPyrComm1.1, whole genome shotgun sequence genome has a segment encoding these proteins:
- the LOC137746261 gene encoding L-type lectin-domain containing receptor kinase IV.1-like — translation MAKFTSDGLLALTNDTYQVGHAFHPYLVTFKNSSNATVFSFSTTFVFAIRSQLVTISGGHGIAFVISPTRGMPGSFPSQYLGLFNDTNNGNETNRVFAVELDTVQNIELGDINNNHVGIDINGLHSEKSAPAGYYAQNNGGFQNLTLISGQPMQVWVEYDGAKNRVDVTLAPIVVDKPQIPLLSLKTDLSMVVNKTMYVGISSSTGSLLTSHYLLGWSFATNGQAQEIVLSQLPKLPQTGGKKRSNLVAIGVPVMSVSLVLLAISGLIYGIRRRKKFAELLEDWELEYGPQRFKYKELHKATNGFKEKELLGTGGFGKVYKGMLPSSKTEIAVKRVSHDSRQGMKEFVAEIASIGRLRHRNLVPLLGYCRRKGELLLVYDYMPNGSLDKYLFDQPVVTLNWGQRFRVIRGVASGLFYLHEGWEQVVVHRDVKASNVLLDEELNGRLGDFGLARLYDHGKDPQTTRVVGTLGYLAPEHTRTGKATTQADVFSFGAFLLEVACGRRPIGTQGQDREIILVDWVYSCWKRGNILEARDPNLGTEFIVEEVELVFKLGLLCSHSVPSARPSMRQVVQYLEGDIPLLELPLDCLSARDLTFAHHEGFDDFVKSYPSSTSKGISYVPEPTLLSGGR, via the coding sequence ATGGCGAAGTTCACATCCGATGGTCTTTTGGCGCTTACAAATGATACTTATCAAGTCGGCCATGCCTTCCACCCCTACCTAGTAACCTTCAAGAACTCATCCAATGCCACCGTTTTCTCCTTCTCGACCACCTTTGTCTTTGCCATCAGATCCCAGTTGGTAACAATTTCAGGTGGTCATGGAATTGCCTTCGTCATTTCTCCAACAAGGGGGATGCCTGGATCTTTTCCGAGCCAGTACCTAGGCCTTTTCAATGACACTAACAACGGCAATGAAACCAATCGTGTTTTTGCTGTAGAGCTTGACACCGTACAGAATATCGAATTGGGTGACATCAACAACAACCATGTTGGGATTGATATCAATGGTTTGCACTCTGAGAAATCAGCTCCAGCAGGATATTATGCTCAGAACAATGGAGGGTTCCAGAACTTGACCCTCATTAGCGGTCAACCAATGCAAGTTTGGGTGGAATATGATGGCGCCAAGAATAGAGTCGATGTCACTTTGGCTCCAATCGTTGTTGATAAACCCCAAATTCCACTCTTGTCTTTGAAGACGGACCTTTCCATGGTCGTCAACAAGACTATGTATGTTGGCATCTCCTCATCCACTGGCTCACTCCTcacttctcattatcttctagGATGGAGCTTTGCAACGAATGGCCAGGCTCAAGAAATCGTTCTCTCACAACTTCCTAAGCTGCCCCAGACAGGAGGTAAAAAAAGATCTAATCTTGTGGCCATTGGCGTGCCTGTGATGTCAGTGAGTTTAGTGTTGCTAGCAATTTCAGGTCTAATTTATGGCATAAGGCGGAGGAAGAAGTTTGCAGAGCTTCTCGAAGATTGGGAGCTCGAATATGGTCCTCAAaggtttaaatacaaagagttACATAAAGCCACAAACGGGTTTAAGGAAAAAGAGCTTTTGGGAACTGGGGGATTTGGTAAGGTCTATAAAGGCATGTTACCTTCCTCTAAAACTGAGATTGCGGTAAAGAGGGTCTCACATGATTCAAGACAGGGGATGAAGGAGTTTGTTGCAGAAATTGCTAGCATAGGCAGGCTTCGCCACCGGAATTTAGTACCACTCTTGGGATATTGCAGAAGAAAAGGGGAGCTGCTTTTGGTCTATGATTACATGCCTAACGGGAGCCTGGACAAGTACCTCTTTGACCAACCAGTGGTCACTCTCAATTGGGGGCAGAGGTTTAGAGTCATCAGAGGTGTGGCTTCGGGGTTGTTTTATCTTCATGAAGGATGGGAACAAGTTGTGGTTCACAGAGATGTGAAGGCCAGTAATGTTTTACTTGATGAGGAATTGAATGGTAGATTAGGAGATTTTGGGCTTGCAAGATTATATGACCACGGAAAGGACCCTCAAACTACTCGTGTAGTTGGAACACTCGGGTATCTAGCTCCAGAGCATACTAGAACAGGCAAGGCTACAACACAAGCTGATGTGTTTTCTTTCGGTGCATTTTTGCTTGAAGTTGCCTGTGGAAGAAGGCCAATAGGGACACAAGGTCAAGATCGAGAGATAATTCTGGTTGATTGGGTGTATTCTTGTTGGAAGAGAGGTAATATACTTGAGGCAAGAGATCCAAACTTGGGTACAGAATTTATAGTTGAGGAAGTGGAATTGGTATTCAAGCTCGGGCTTTTGTGCTCTCATTCGGTTCCTTCAGCCAGGCCAAGCATGCGCCAAGTTGTGCAGTATTTGGAGGGTGACATTCCATTGCTGGAGTTGCCACTTGATTGTCTTTCTGCCAGAGACTTAACATTTGCGCACCATGAGGGTTTCGATGATTTTGTAAAGTCATATCCGTCGTCAACGAGCAAGGGAATTTCATATGTTCCAGAGCCGACATTACTCTCAGGTGGTCGCTGA